In Bradyrhizobium sp. CCBAU 051011, the following are encoded in one genomic region:
- a CDS encoding aminotransferase class III-fold pyridoxal phosphate-dependent enzyme, with protein sequence MDSSLPILSLSAAAIASAAAVFPKLQARLALSRAKHRSLTGHSKMSKMVARLVPHYEFDIHDFFASDGAPVDVAMQRQDAFFRLACLFEERYAKGRKMTAEAAEHISDLQFTETYRVPFQYSRLVRENLGTGAFMESSAGVTVTDVDGNVFYDLTGSYGVNIFGNDFYKECITEGEKRAHALGPVLGPYHPVITDNVRRLCGISGLDEVSFHMSGTEAVMQAVRLARYHTRRSHLVRFAGAYHGWWGDVQPGVGNPVSPHETYTLADMSERTLHVLRTRKDIACVLVNPLQALHPNANAPGDSALVDSSRKGAFDRAAYTEWLKKLREVCTERGIVLIFDEVFVGFRLAAGGAQEYFGVRADMVTYGKSLAGGLPVGVVCGRKELMRRFRDDRPADVCFARGTFNSHPYVMTAMDEFLSRLASPNFNAVYQGLDETWDGRAKTLNERLAANDLPVRVSNLSSIWTVQYTEPSRYNWMLQYYLRAEGLALSWVGTGRLIFSLNYTDADFNEVADRFVTAADKMKRDGWWWHEASLTNKDIKRRILKEMLAKRFGR encoded by the coding sequence ATGGATTCATCCCTTCCGATTCTTTCGCTGTCCGCCGCTGCGATCGCTAGCGCCGCGGCAGTCTTTCCCAAATTGCAGGCCCGGCTGGCGCTGTCGCGCGCCAAGCACCGTTCGCTGACCGGACATTCCAAAATGTCCAAAATGGTCGCGCGGCTGGTGCCGCATTACGAGTTCGACATCCACGATTTCTTCGCGTCCGACGGCGCGCCCGTTGACGTCGCCATGCAGCGCCAGGACGCTTTCTTCCGGCTCGCCTGCCTCTTTGAGGAGCGCTACGCCAAGGGTCGGAAGATGACGGCCGAGGCGGCCGAACACATCTCCGACCTTCAGTTCACGGAAACCTACCGGGTGCCGTTCCAGTACAGCCGGCTGGTGCGCGAAAATCTCGGCACCGGCGCGTTCATGGAATCCTCGGCCGGCGTCACCGTCACCGACGTCGACGGCAATGTGTTCTACGACCTGACCGGCTCCTACGGCGTCAATATTTTCGGCAACGACTTCTACAAGGAGTGCATCACGGAAGGCGAAAAGCGCGCCCATGCGCTCGGCCCCGTGCTCGGTCCCTATCATCCCGTCATCACCGACAACGTCCGCCGGCTGTGCGGGATTTCGGGACTCGACGAGGTCTCGTTCCACATGTCCGGCACCGAAGCGGTCATGCAGGCGGTGCGGCTGGCGCGTTACCACACCCGCCGCTCGCACCTGGTTCGCTTTGCCGGCGCCTATCACGGCTGGTGGGGCGACGTGCAGCCCGGCGTCGGCAATCCGGTTTCGCCGCACGAGACCTATACGCTGGCCGACATGTCGGAGCGGACGCTGCATGTGCTGCGCACACGCAAGGACATCGCCTGCGTGCTGGTCAATCCGCTGCAGGCGCTGCATCCGAACGCCAATGCTCCCGGCGATTCCGCCCTGGTCGACTCCTCGCGCAAGGGCGCGTTCGATCGCGCGGCCTACACCGAGTGGCTGAAAAAATTGCGCGAGGTTTGCACCGAGCGCGGCATCGTTCTCATCTTCGACGAGGTCTTCGTCGGCTTCCGTCTCGCCGCCGGCGGCGCCCAGGAATATTTCGGCGTTCGCGCCGACATGGTGACCTACGGCAAGAGCCTTGCCGGCGGCCTCCCCGTCGGCGTGGTGTGCGGCCGCAAGGAGTTGATGCGGCGCTTCCGCGACGATCGCCCCGCCGACGTCTGCTTCGCCCGCGGCACCTTCAATTCGCACCCCTACGTAATGACGGCGATGGACGAATTCCTCAGCCGCCTCGCCAGCCCGAACTTCAACGCGGTCTATCAGGGACTCGACGAGACCTGGGACGGCCGGGCCAAAACCTTGAACGAGCGGCTGGCCGCAAACGATCTGCCCGTCCGCGTCAGCAATCTCTCCTCGATCTGGACGGTGCAGTATACCGAGCCGTCCCGCTACAACTGGATGCTTCAATACTACCTGCGCGCCGAGGGGCTGGCCTTGAGCTGGGTCGGCACCGGCCGGTTGATCTTCAGCCTGAACTATACCGACGCTGACTTCAACGAAGTCGCCGACCGTTTCGTTACGGCGGCCGACAAGATGAAGCGCGACGGCTGGTGGTGGCATGAGGCTTCGCTGACCAACAAGGATATCAAGCGGCGGATTCTGAAAGAGATGCTTGCCAAACGATTTGGGCGCTAA
- a CDS encoding class I SAM-dependent methyltransferase, producing the protein MADIIKLDGTRPLDFDRETVEQAYDRWAPVYDLVFGGVFSKGRKAAIAATNKIGGRVLEVGVGTGISLPLYAPHLRIFGTDISEAMLEKAKKRVDELGLKNVEGLAVMDAENLEFPDDSFDVVMAQYVVTAVPNPEKALDEFARVLRPGGELIILTRVSADAGMRRFIEQRLQPVVRPLGFRTAEFAWSRYAQWLAGARGMELAERRLVPPLGHFSLVRFRKIDVAAAA; encoded by the coding sequence ATGGCAGACATCATCAAGCTTGACGGCACGAGGCCGCTCGATTTCGACCGCGAAACGGTCGAGCAGGCCTATGACCGCTGGGCGCCAGTTTATGACCTGGTGTTCGGAGGCGTGTTCTCCAAGGGCCGCAAGGCGGCGATTGCGGCGACCAACAAGATCGGCGGCCGCGTGCTCGAGGTCGGCGTCGGCACCGGCATTTCGCTGCCGCTATACGCGCCGCACTTGCGCATCTTCGGCACCGATATTTCGGAAGCGATGCTGGAGAAGGCGAAAAAGCGCGTCGACGAACTCGGCCTGAAGAACGTCGAGGGCCTCGCGGTGATGGACGCCGAAAACCTCGAATTTCCGGACGATTCCTTCGACGTGGTAATGGCGCAATATGTCGTCACGGCGGTGCCGAACCCGGAAAAGGCGCTCGACGAATTCGCCCGCGTGCTGCGGCCGGGCGGCGAGCTCATCATCCTCACCCGCGTCAGCGCGGATGCCGGCATGCGCCGCTTCATCGAGCAGCGGCTGCAGCCGGTGGTGCGCCCGCTCGGCTTCCGCACCGCCGAGTTCGCGTGGTCGCGCTATGCGCAGTGGCTGGCCGGCGCGCGTGGCATGGAGCTGGCGGAGCGCCGCCTGGTGCCGCCGCTCGGGCATTTCTCGCTGGTGCGTTTCCGCAAAATCGACGTCGCCGCGGCGGCCTGA
- a CDS encoding glycosyltransferase family 1 protein, whose amino-acid sequence MKILIATDAWHPQVNGVVRTLTSLARSAATLDADISFLTPDGFPSMALPTYPGLRIALPSRREIARRIEEAAPDAIHIATEGPIGWMVRAYCRRRKLAFTTSYTTRFPEYIAVRIGLPVAVGYAVLQRFHAAASTTMVATDSLRQELAARGFRKLGFWTRGVDTELFNPHAPATLDLPRPIFMTMGRVAVEKNLEAFLSLDLPGSKVVVGDGPQRAQLAKQFPDAIFLGEKKGADLTAHLAAADVFVFPSLTDTFGVVQLEALACGTPVAAFPVTGPKDVIADHPIGAIDTDLRSACLRALTMSREACRNFALSRSWENSARQFIGNLTALQPSRALRPVRRAPATSAVQG is encoded by the coding sequence ATGAAGATCTTGATTGCGACGGATGCGTGGCATCCACAGGTGAACGGCGTCGTCCGCACGCTGACGTCGCTGGCGCGCAGCGCCGCAACGCTCGATGCCGACATCAGCTTCCTGACCCCGGACGGGTTTCCCTCGATGGCGCTGCCAACCTATCCGGGGTTGCGCATCGCGCTGCCGAGCCGGCGCGAGATCGCGCGGCGGATCGAGGAGGCCGCGCCCGACGCCATCCATATCGCAACCGAAGGGCCGATCGGCTGGATGGTGCGGGCCTATTGCCGCCGCCGCAAGCTTGCGTTCACCACGTCCTACACGACGCGTTTTCCTGAATACATCGCCGTCCGCATCGGTCTCCCGGTCGCTGTCGGATATGCAGTGTTGCAGCGGTTTCATGCTGCGGCCTCCACGACCATGGTCGCAACCGATTCGCTGCGACAGGAGCTTGCTGCGCGGGGTTTCCGCAAGCTCGGCTTCTGGACGCGCGGCGTCGACACCGAACTGTTCAATCCGCATGCACCTGCGACGCTCGACCTGCCGCGGCCGATCTTCATGACCATGGGCCGTGTCGCGGTGGAAAAGAATCTCGAGGCGTTCCTGTCGCTCGACCTGCCGGGATCGAAAGTAGTTGTCGGCGACGGGCCGCAGAGGGCGCAACTCGCAAAGCAATTCCCCGACGCGATCTTCCTTGGCGAGAAGAAGGGCGCGGACCTGACCGCGCATCTCGCCGCCGCCGACGTCTTCGTGTTTCCGAGCCTCACCGATACGTTCGGCGTCGTGCAGCTCGAAGCCTTGGCGTGCGGCACGCCGGTTGCTGCATTCCCCGTTACCGGTCCGAAGGATGTCATTGCCGATCATCCGATCGGTGCAATCGACACCGACCTGCGCAGCGCGTGCCTGCGCGCGCTGACGATGTCGCGCGAGGCCTGCCGGAATTTTGCGCTTTCGCGCTCCTGGGAAAACAGCGCGCGGCAGTTCATCGGCAATCTGACCGCGTTGCAGCCGAGCCGCGCGCTGCGGCCGGTGCGCCGGGCGCCCGCGACCAGCGCCGTGCAGGGGTAG
- a CDS encoding TAXI family TRAP transporter solute-binding subunit — translation MSDPNDNSARSRRRRKQKSYALLILAAGMLAFGVAAGTLYYVLRPTTLRIAVGPAGSDDQKLVQLMAQTFAREGSSVRLSLVTTEGAAESIALFRDGKADLAVARGDLNLPENAESVAILRKNVVVLWAPSGLPAKGSKKQATPKIKSLEELAGHRVGVIGRTQANVTLLRSILKESGINPDKVTISQFATDKIGEMAKDQSVDAFMAVGPLKSKITVDAIAATATARGEPKFLPIDVADAIAKKNPIYESEEIPASIFGSSPQRPEDKVDTVAVNHLIIAPKSLSDTAVAAFARQLFTNRQQLARELPTASQIEKPDTDKDAALPAHAGAAAYIDGNERTFLEKYTDYIWFAVLIVSGLGSVGAWFKHYWNKDEREQYIAHRDHLLELIAKVRKAETPEELADMQNAADGMLRETLDCYDDGTVEESDLSVIALALEQFHHAVTDRRAVLGAGSADMPRMRAS, via the coding sequence ATGTCAGACCCGAACGACAATTCCGCACGATCCCGCCGCCGGCGAAAGCAGAAGAGCTACGCGCTGCTGATCCTTGCCGCGGGCATGCTCGCATTCGGCGTCGCTGCCGGCACGCTGTATTACGTGCTGCGGCCGACCACGTTGCGGATCGCGGTCGGTCCCGCCGGCAGCGATGACCAGAAACTGGTCCAGTTGATGGCGCAGACGTTCGCACGCGAGGGAAGCTCGGTGCGGCTGTCGTTGGTCACGACGGAAGGAGCGGCGGAAAGCATCGCGTTGTTCAGGGACGGCAAGGCCGATCTGGCGGTGGCGCGCGGCGACCTGAACCTGCCGGAGAATGCCGAGTCGGTCGCCATCCTTCGCAAGAATGTCGTCGTGCTGTGGGCGCCTTCCGGCCTTCCCGCCAAGGGCTCGAAGAAGCAGGCCACACCCAAGATCAAGAGTCTCGAAGAACTCGCCGGCCACCGCGTCGGCGTGATCGGGAGGACGCAGGCCAATGTCACACTGCTGCGCAGTATTCTGAAAGAGTCCGGCATCAATCCCGACAAGGTCACAATCAGCCAGTTCGCCACCGACAAGATCGGCGAGATGGCGAAAGATCAGTCGGTCGACGCATTCATGGCGGTCGGCCCGCTCAAGAGCAAGATCACGGTGGACGCGATCGCGGCAACGGCGACCGCCCGCGGCGAGCCGAAGTTCCTGCCGATCGACGTCGCCGACGCGATCGCGAAGAAGAACCCGATCTACGAATCCGAGGAAATTCCCGCCAGCATCTTCGGTTCATCGCCGCAGCGGCCGGAAGACAAGGTCGATACCGTTGCCGTCAACCACCTGATCATCGCGCCAAAGTCGTTGTCGGACACTGCGGTGGCCGCCTTCGCCCGCCAGCTCTTCACCAACCGCCAGCAACTGGCGCGTGAACTGCCGACCGCCTCGCAGATCGAAAAGCCCGATACCGACAAGGACGCTGCGTTACCGGCGCATGCCGGCGCGGCCGCCTATATCGACGGCAACGAGCGAACGTTCCTCGAAAAATACACCGACTACATCTGGTTCGCGGTCCTGATCGTCTCGGGCCTGGGCTCGGTGGGCGCATGGTTCAAGCATTACTGGAACAAGGACGAGCGCGAGCAATACATCGCGCATCGCGATCATCTGCTGGAGCTGATTGCGAAGGTGAGAAAGGCCGAGACGCCGGAAGAGCTGGCAGACATGCAAAATGCGGCCGACGGCATGTTGCGCGAAACCCTCGATTGCTATGACGACGGCACCGTCGAGGAAAGCGATCTGTCGGTGATCGCTCTCGCGCTCGAACAATTCCATCATGCCGTCACCGACCGCCGCGCAGTGCTCGGCGCGGGCTCGGCCGACATGCCGCGCATGCGCGCGAGCTAG
- a CDS encoding sulfite exporter TauE/SafE family protein yields MARARHALEEPVDAAFCAPAVPVGVWAGWRLHERLDQRALYRAVYGILVVTAAKLLWDELAGYIRA; encoded by the coding sequence ATGGCTCGTGCTCGCCACGCCCTCGAAGAGCCTGTGGATGCTGCCTTCTGCGCACCGGCCGTGCCTGTGGGCGTCTGGGCCGGATGGCGGCTGCACGAGCGCCTCGACCAGCGCGCGCTCTACCGCGCAGTTTACGGAATTCTGGTCGTCACCGCGGCAAAACTGTTGTGGGATGAGCTGGCCGGATACATCAGGGCCTAG
- a CDS encoding L,D-transpeptidase, translating into MFNSFRLNTRFAAATLGALVIGATAFSAPATAAPLPLFPFFLPQIEAAPPPVAAAPRDEDDRSVELPARLRRQVVNYYTREAPGTIIIDTPNTYLYLVLGNGQAMRYGIGIGRDGFTWSGTQTITRKAEWPTWTPPPEMIARQPYLPRHMAGGPGNPLGARAMYLGGTIYRIHGTNAPETIGTRVSSGCLRLTNEDVKDLYSRVNVGTKVIVLPMTDRRADLGRIIR; encoded by the coding sequence ATGTTTAATTCATTCAGGCTGAACACCCGCTTTGCTGCCGCCACTCTGGGCGCACTCGTGATCGGCGCCACCGCATTTTCCGCACCCGCCACTGCTGCTCCGCTGCCGCTGTTTCCGTTCTTCCTGCCGCAGATCGAGGCGGCCCCGCCGCCGGTCGCGGCTGCGCCCCGGGATGAAGACGACCGTTCGGTCGAGCTGCCGGCCCGTCTGCGCCGCCAGGTCGTGAACTACTATACCCGCGAGGCGCCAGGCACGATCATCATCGATACGCCGAACACCTATCTCTATCTCGTGCTCGGCAACGGCCAGGCGATGCGCTACGGCATCGGCATCGGCCGCGACGGCTTCACCTGGTCGGGCACCCAGACGATTACCCGCAAGGCGGAATGGCCGACCTGGACCCCGCCCCCGGAAATGATCGCCCGCCAGCCCTATCTGCCGCGCCACATGGCCGGCGGCCCCGGCAACCCGCTCGGCGCCCGCGCGATGTATCTCGGCGGCACCATCTATCGCATCCACGGCACCAACGCGCCGGAGACGATCGGAACCCGCGTTTCTTCGGGCTGCCTGCGCCTCACCAATGAGGACGTCAAGGACCTCTATTCGCGGGTGAACGTCGGCACCAAGGTGATCGTGCTGCCGATGACCGATCGCCGTGCCGATCTCGGCCGCATCATCCGCTGA
- a CDS encoding ATP-dependent Clp protease adaptor ClpS, whose product METKETERHSISDLASGLLSEVRLLNDDYTPMEFVAYVLEWVFGKDRETATRITLEIHNAGVGACGIYPHHVADAKVTEVLDLARQHKHPLQCVRERITSAC is encoded by the coding sequence ATGGAGACGAAAGAAACCGAACGTCACAGCATCTCGGACCTAGCCTCGGGACTATTAAGCGAAGTACGGCTCCTGAATGACGACTACACTCCGATGGAGTTCGTGGCTTACGTATTGGAGTGGGTATTCGGTAAGGACCGCGAGACCGCCACTCGGATCACGCTTGAGATCCATAATGCGGGTGTCGGTGCGTGCGGTATCTATCCCCACCACGTCGCTGACGCGAAGGTGACCGAGGTACTTGACCTGGCACGCCAGCATAAGCATCCACTGCAATGCGTGCGCGAGCGAATCACGTCCGCCTGTTAG
- a CDS encoding DUF4403 family protein codes for MRLPMHLRTISIALVVVVVSFAASLKLMDVVAPRATNRPPPLAELPPLPPAPRASTVMAPIAVTLSAIRDAADRGAPRSFAGKADNPISQILQNADIGWTASRGPISATGAPDVLSLATPLTGTLNVTGSLSAKATGAVGEALGGLLGGNVAKQIGSVNIKNLNASAEFKGNVVITSRPKIAANWRIEPNLAAQVNLGDTSLTVAGARVNVPAQVKPLIDQNVAEQIALVQTRLQNDPTFERNARVQWAKACRSIPLQGTTAGSTMPTLWLELRPTRAIAAQPRIDTANLTLTLGIEAETRITPAETKPSCPFPATIAIVPPTPGRVAIGVPMDMPFTEINKIVEAQFAGKTFPEDSSGAVDVTVKRASVAASGNRLLISLLVNAREKKSFFGLAGEANVHIWGKPVLDQAEQTLRLADIELAVESEAAFGPLGAAARAAIPHMQKTLAEKAVVDLKPFASNAQKKIAAVIADLQKNEDGLRVSAEISKLRLADIAFDSKTLRVIAEAEGAINVYVSALPAL; via the coding sequence ATGCGTCTGCCGATGCATCTGAGGACGATTTCGATCGCGCTTGTGGTCGTCGTCGTCTCGTTTGCCGCAAGCCTGAAGCTCATGGACGTCGTCGCGCCGCGCGCCACGAACCGCCCGCCGCCGCTCGCCGAATTACCGCCGCTGCCGCCGGCGCCGCGCGCGTCCACCGTGATGGCGCCGATTGCAGTGACGCTGTCGGCAATCCGTGACGCCGCCGACCGCGGCGCGCCGCGCTCTTTCGCGGGCAAGGCCGACAATCCGATCTCGCAGATCCTGCAGAACGCCGATATCGGCTGGACCGCGTCGCGAGGGCCGATCAGCGCGACCGGAGCGCCGGACGTGCTGTCGCTGGCGACGCCGCTGACCGGCACACTGAACGTCACCGGCTCGCTGTCGGCAAAGGCAACCGGGGCGGTCGGCGAGGCGCTCGGCGGCCTGCTCGGCGGCAACGTCGCCAAGCAGATCGGCAGCGTGAACATCAAGAACCTCAACGCCAGCGCCGAGTTCAAGGGCAACGTCGTCATCACCTCGCGGCCGAAGATCGCCGCCAACTGGCGCATCGAGCCGAATTTGGCGGCGCAGGTCAATCTCGGCGACACCAGCCTCACGGTGGCCGGCGCGCGCGTCAACGTGCCGGCGCAGGTGAAGCCGTTGATCGACCAGAACGTCGCCGAGCAGATCGCGCTGGTGCAGACGCGCCTGCAGAACGATCCGACCTTCGAACGGAACGCGCGGGTGCAATGGGCCAAGGCCTGCCGCTCGATCCCGCTACAAGGCACGACAGCCGGATCGACCATGCCGACGCTGTGGCTGGAATTGCGCCCCACACGGGCAATCGCCGCGCAGCCGCGCATCGATACGGCGAATCTGACGCTGACGCTCGGCATCGAGGCGGAGACCCGCATCACGCCTGCCGAGACCAAGCCGTCCTGCCCGTTCCCCGCCACCATCGCCATCGTGCCGCCGACGCCGGGACGCGTCGCCATCGGCGTGCCCATGGACATGCCCTTCACCGAGATCAACAAGATCGTGGAGGCGCAGTTCGCTGGAAAGACGTTTCCGGAAGACAGTTCGGGCGCGGTCGACGTCACGGTCAAGCGCGCCAGCGTGGCCGCATCCGGCAACCGTCTGCTGATTTCACTGCTGGTGAACGCCAGGGAGAAAAAGAGCTTCTTTGGCCTCGCCGGTGAAGCCAATGTGCACATCTGGGGGAAGCCGGTGCTCGATCAGGCCGAACAGACACTTCGGCTGGCCGATATCGAGCTCGCCGTCGAGTCCGAAGCCGCCTTCGGGCCGCTTGGCGCCGCGGCGCGCGCGGCGATCCCGCACATGCAGAAGACGCTGGCGGAAAAAGCTGTCGTCGACCTCAAGCCGTTCGCGAGCAATGCGCAAAAGAAGATTGCCGCCGTCATCGCAGACCTCCAGAAGAACGAGGACGGCCTGCGCGTCTCGGCCGAGATCAGCAAGCTGCGGCTTGCCGACATCGCCTTCGATTCCAAAACGCTGCGCGTGATCGCGGAAGCCGAAGGCGCGATCAACGTCTATGTGAGCGCGCTGCCGGCGTTGTGA
- a CDS encoding DUF4118 domain-containing protein codes for MTSIESKLQQDVTQGPDAGLLLGPAASEVARYLASIAMTALATVVAVGVDSKLTIPNLSLVFVVPVIVAGVTLGLGPSLCSAVLGALAFNFFLTEPRYSLAVDDAANIWAIGLLFVVGLIVSGVAFTSHQRAAEAERLKRQVSVLQGYCRDIAAAGGTKAVVSITSKALAALFQVPVAVMLVTEGRVVLLDQVGDVEPQEADLEVARSAVATGTVMRSGVYPNLASRFDFWPVKTAAAQNAVIGLAFDPDEPPSKPEALVDVIARVLALTLEHQHAEGLGRNQQ; via the coding sequence GTGACCAGCATTGAATCGAAACTGCAGCAGGACGTCACCCAGGGGCCCGATGCCGGTCTCCTTTTAGGCCCGGCAGCGTCTGAGGTGGCGCGCTACCTTGCTTCAATCGCAATGACCGCCCTCGCAACCGTCGTGGCTGTCGGTGTCGACAGCAAGTTGACGATTCCCAACCTGTCCCTCGTGTTTGTCGTGCCAGTTATCGTGGCGGGTGTCACCCTTGGCTTGGGTCCATCGCTCTGCTCGGCGGTGCTTGGCGCGCTGGCCTTCAATTTCTTTCTTACTGAGCCGCGCTATTCACTCGCCGTTGATGACGCGGCAAACATCTGGGCGATTGGGCTGCTGTTTGTCGTCGGGCTCATCGTCAGCGGCGTTGCCTTCACTTCTCACCAGAGGGCCGCCGAGGCTGAACGGTTGAAAAGGCAGGTAAGTGTGCTGCAAGGCTACTGCCGCGACATTGCCGCAGCCGGCGGCACGAAGGCGGTCGTCTCGATCACTTCCAAGGCACTTGCTGCACTCTTCCAGGTTCCTGTCGCCGTGATGCTTGTTACGGAAGGCAGGGTGGTTCTGCTCGATCAGGTCGGTGACGTGGAGCCGCAAGAAGCCGACCTGGAAGTGGCACGATCTGCTGTTGCGACCGGAACGGTGATGCGCAGCGGCGTCTACCCGAATCTCGCTTCGCGCTTTGACTTTTGGCCGGTGAAAACGGCAGCAGCTCAAAATGCCGTCATCGGACTTGCATTCGATCCGGACGAGCCTCCCTCGAAGCCAGAGGCCCTCGTCGACGTCATTGCGCGTGTCCTGGCCCTGACGCTTGAGCACCAACATGCTGAGGGTCTCGGCAGAAACCAGCAATAG
- a CDS encoding dodecin family protein: protein MAESVYKVIELIGTSKDSWEKAAAAAVSRAGESLRDLRVAEIVQLDLQLDTSGKVEAYRAKVKVSFKFEGS from the coding sequence ATGGCTGAGAGTGTCTACAAGGTCATCGAGCTGATCGGCACCAGCAAGGATTCCTGGGAGAAGGCCGCGGCGGCTGCGGTCAGCCGCGCCGGAGAATCGCTGCGCGATCTGCGCGTCGCCGAGATCGTGCAGCTCGATCTTCAACTGGACACCAGCGGCAAGGTCGAAGCCTACCGCGCCAAGGTGAAGGTCTCGTTCAAGTTCGAAGGGTCGTAG
- a CDS encoding PRC-barrel domain-containing protein, translating into MLTKYAVAGIAASALLASVAFAQAPSATTDKATTAAPAAASDTSSFKGNWRTSKLVGLNVYNDSNESLGSINDLLTDKNGDIKAVVIGVGGFLGVGEHLVAVPMDKVKFVEEPIAYTGASTQPATGGARPATGTGTTTGAATAPAAPAVKKNPWYPDHATLSATKDQLKAMPEFKYTTE; encoded by the coding sequence ATGTTGACCAAATATGCCGTTGCCGGCATCGCGGCCTCCGCGCTGCTGGCGAGTGTTGCGTTTGCGCAAGCTCCGTCGGCAACGACGGATAAAGCAACCACCGCCGCGCCTGCGGCTGCGTCCGATACCTCGTCGTTCAAGGGCAACTGGCGGACCTCGAAGCTGGTTGGCCTGAACGTGTATAACGACAGCAACGAAAGCCTCGGATCGATCAACGATCTCCTGACCGACAAGAACGGCGATATCAAAGCCGTGGTGATCGGCGTCGGTGGCTTCCTCGGCGTCGGTGAGCATCTCGTCGCGGTGCCGATGGACAAGGTGAAGTTCGTCGAGGAGCCGATCGCCTATACCGGCGCCTCGACCCAGCCTGCGACCGGCGGCGCAAGGCCTGCGACCGGCACGGGCACGACGACGGGTGCGGCGACCGCGCCTGCTGCGCCGGCCGTGAAGAAGAATCCGTGGTATCCGGATCACGCCACGCTCAGTGCAACAAAGGATCAGCTGAAGGCGATGCCGGAGTTCAAGTATACGACCGAGTAA
- a CDS encoding lytic transglycosylase domain-containing protein → MKSFPKFVWLAATAALFVSSAAIAQSRVQYESMVASHAAANNVPEALVHRVIVRESKYHPNLVGRGGTIGLMQIKLPTARGLGYTGDAAGLRDPSTNLAWGIKYLAGAYRAAGGDHSRAVRYYASGYYYAAKRQRQERPLQIAPVLASDAPPKIVAAPVATARTPADANALQTAK, encoded by the coding sequence ATGAAAAGTTTTCCGAAATTCGTCTGGCTCGCGGCCACCGCGGCGCTGTTCGTTTCATCGGCCGCAATCGCGCAGAGCCGCGTGCAATATGAAAGCATGGTCGCATCGCACGCAGCCGCCAACAACGTGCCGGAAGCGCTGGTGCATCGCGTGATCGTGCGCGAGAGCAAATATCATCCGAACCTGGTCGGGCGCGGCGGCACCATCGGGTTGATGCAGATCAAGCTGCCGACCGCGCGCGGCCTCGGCTACACCGGCGATGCCGCGGGCCTGCGCGATCCCAGCACTAACCTCGCCTGGGGCATCAAATACCTTGCCGGCGCCTACCGCGCCGCGGGCGGCGACCACAGCCGAGCCGTGCGCTATTATGCGAGCGGCTATTACTACGCTGCAAAGCGCCAGCGCCAGGAACGGCCGCTGCAAATCGCGCCGGTCCTCGCAAGTGATGCACCGCCGAAAATCGTCGCCGCGCCGGTCGCGACGGCCAGAACGCCCGCCGACGCCAACGCGCTGCAGACGGCAAAATAG